AGGCGCTGGAGCGCACCGCCGCCGAGCTGCGCGCGCTCAACCCGGCGGTGCAGGTGCGCGCGGTGGCCGGTGACATCGCCACCGAGGCCGGCCGCGCCGCGGCGCTGGCGGCCTGCCCGCAGGTGGACATCCTGGTCAACAACGCCGGCGGCCCGCCGCCCGGCGACTTCCGCGACTGGGACCGCGCCGCCTGGCTGGCCGCGCTGGAAGCGAACATGCTTACGCCGATCGAACTCATCAAGGCGACGGTGGATGCGATGGCCGAGCGCGGTTTCGGCCGCATCGTCAACATCACCTCGGGCGCGGTGAAGGCGCCGATCGATACCCTGGGCCTGTCCAACGGCGCGCGCTCGGGCCTCACCGGCTTCGTGGCCGGGCTGGCGCGCCAACCGCGGCTGGCGGGGCGCAACGTCACCATCAACAACCTGCTGCCCGGCGCCTTCGATACCGAGCGCCTGGGCAAGACCATGGGCGCGGCCGCCGCCAAGACCGGCCAGACCCTGGAGCAGGTGATGGCCAAGCGCGCCGCCGCGATTCCGGCGCAGCGCCTCGGCCAGGCGGCCGAGTTCGGCGCGCTCTGCGCGATGCTCTGCAGCGCCCATGCCGGCTACCTGACCGGCCAGAACATCCTGCTCGACGGCGGCGCCTACCCCGGCACCTTTTAAGCGCGCATCAGCGCCGCGCTGATACCAGAATCCCGGCGGCGATCAGCACGAACGCCAGGCCGTGGTACCACTGTGGCCATTCGCCCAGCAGCGCGGCCGACATCAGCGCGGCGAACACCGGCGTGAGGTTGTTGAAGAAGGCGGCCAGCGCCGGCCCGCCCTGCGCCACGCCCAGGCCCCAGCAGCGGTAGGCGATCAGCGAGGGCCCAACCGCCACGTAGACCAGGGTCAGGGCAAGACCTGGCCCCCAGGCGATGGGCTGGCTGCCGACGGCCTGTTCCACGCCCGCCATACTGCCCGCGAACAGCAGGCCGAACAGCAACTGCGCCATCAGCATCTCGGCCCAGTTCCAGTCCGGTCGGGCGGCGCCCTGCATGTGCGCGGGCGGGCGCGCCAGCAGCCAGCTGTAGATCGCCCAGCTGAAGATCGCCAGCAGCATCAGCAGGTCGCCGGCGACGAAATGGATAGAG
This portion of the Paucibacter sediminis genome encodes:
- a CDS encoding SDR family oxidoreductase, which encodes MDLGLQGRWALVCASSKGLGRACAQSLVGEGVNVVITARGAEALERTAAELRALNPAVQVRAVAGDIATEAGRAAALAACPQVDILVNNAGGPPPGDFRDWDRAAWLAALEANMLTPIELIKATVDAMAERGFGRIVNITSGAVKAPIDTLGLSNGARSGLTGFVAGLARQPRLAGRNVTINNLLPGAFDTERLGKTMGAAAAKTGQTLEQVMAKRAAAIPAQRLGQAAEFGALCAMLCSAHAGYLTGQNILLDGGAYPGTF
- a CDS encoding DMT family transporter; this translates as MQLTPRLALLLTLPPLMWAGNAVVGRLMAASVPPLTLNAMRWALAFALLLPLARGLFFRKLGQVRARWPYLALTGLLGMGCYNALQYQALHSSSALNVTLIAASLPVWMLAVGALVFKVHPTRKQLLGAVLSLAGVALVIARGQLASLASIHFVAGDLLMLLAIFSWAIYSWLLARPPAHMQGAARPDWNWAEMLMAQLLFGLLFAGSMAGVEQAVGSQPIAWGPGLALTLVYVAVGPSLIAYRCWGLGVAQGGPALAAFFNNLTPVFAALMSAALLGEWPQWYHGLAFVLIAAGILVSARR